A single Loxodonta africana isolate mLoxAfr1 chromosome 12, mLoxAfr1.hap2, whole genome shotgun sequence DNA region contains:
- the ZNF597 gene encoding LOW QUALITY PROTEIN: zinc finger protein 597 (The sequence of the model RefSeq protein was modified relative to this genomic sequence to represent the inferred CDS: inserted 3 bases in 3 codons; deleted 4 bases in 3 codons; substituted 2 bases at 2 genomic stop codons) yields MASTLSTTAAQGSVLFEDLAEYFSQEECVSLHPVQRSLSKGATQECFKDVAWLGEENKTEINQQLSLESMELEELPLEKYSIAVPLIYYPEESPEDEAGSPGGKMSGGTSTXKKRFISLLVTVENHTPLVELSQCLGTRALSESEILEFPWVEAKNVHKTPECDQSFSDSXYLVSHPKIHSXRKKYKCGDCRKIFSHRANLRTHRRIHTGEKPHKCAKCXHMSVRVKEKPYTCGICGKGFMWLPGLEQHQKTHTAKKKAYEYANCEKRFGKKTSLAFHEKMHTSATHHRHTQQCEELWXAFKPCCPQEEEEEDSERCSDYGENLLFSKCKPLKCPEWETTFLRLSDLISHQEVHMVEKPHTCKTCAKHFTLELELACHQKNQTGEEPLRCTVCGKCFRLDMHLIIHQQIHMKRAM; encoded by the exons ATGGCGTCCACTCTCTCTACTACCGCGGCCCAG GGATCAGTGCTGTTTGAGGATCTGGCTGAGTATTTTTCTCAAGAGGAGTGTGTGAGTCTGCATCCAGTCCAGAGGTCCCTCAGCAAAGGTGCCACACAGGAGTGTTTCAAGGATGTGGCCTGGCTGG GAGAGGAAAACAAGACTGAGATTAATCAGCAGTTAAGTCTAGAGTCTATGGAACTTGAAGAACTTCCCCTAGAAAAGTACTCCATTGCTGTGCCTCTTATCTATTATCCAGAAGAATCCCCTGAAGATGAAGCTGGAAGCCCTGGAGGGAAAATGTCCGGTGGAACTTCCA TGAAAAAAAGATTCATAAGCCTTTTAGTTACTGTTGAAAACCATACTCCATTAGTAGAACTTTCTCAATGTTTAGGAACCAGAGCACTTTCTGAA TCTGAAATTCTTGAGTTTCCCTGGGTAGAAGCCAAAAATGTACATAAGACTCCTGAATGTGACCAAAGCTTCAGTGATAGTTAATACCTTGTTTCGCACCCAAAAATCCATT GCAGAAAAAAGTATAAATGTGGTGACTGTAGGAAAATCTTCAGTCACAGAGCCAATCTGAGGACACACAGGAGAATCCACACTGGGGAAAAGCCGCATAAATGTGCCAAGT AGCACATGAGTGTCCGTGTAAAGGAGAAACCCTATACGTGTGGGATATGTGGGAAAGGTTTTATGTGGCTCCCTGGATTGGAACAGCACCAGAAAACccacactgcaaaa aaaaaagcctatgaaTATGCTAACTGTGAGAAACGTTTTGGTAAGAAAACAAGTCTTGCTTTCCATGAGAAAATGCATACATCGGCAACACACCACCGGCATACTCAACAGTGTGAAGAGCTTTGGTAAGCCTTCAAACCTTGCTGTCcccaagaagaggaggaagaggactcTGAACGATGCAGTGATTATGGGGAAAATTTGTTATTCTCGAAATGTAAACCCTTAAAATGTCCTGAATGGGAAACAACCTTTCTTCGTCTCTCTGACCTT ATCTCCCATCAGGAGGTTCATATGGTAGAAAAGCCCCACACATGCAAAACATGTGCAAAACATTTTACTTTGGAATTAGAACTGGCATGccaccagaaaaaccaaacaggagaggaaccctTAAGATGTACCGTGTGTGGGAAATGTTTCAGGTTGGATATGCATCTCATTATTCATCAGCAAATCCATATGAAACGTGCCATGTAA